Within Paenibacillus sabinae T27, the genomic segment GGCAGGATGATGAAAGCTTTCTGTTGCCATGAACACAGCCTTTGCAATGGCATCTGCCGAATCCGGTTTGAATTCGCCCGCCTGCATGCCGCGTTCGATAATCGATGCAATCTGCTTTATCAGGCGATTGATGTGCATCTCGATCATGTCGCCTATTCTCACCGTAACGTCTGCGTACATGACAAACATTTCGGGATCATCCGAAGCATGCATCCGCTTCTTCTTGATGAGCGTTTCCACCCACAAGCGCAATTGCTCCGCGGCACTCCCCTCAGCCCCATCCGCAATCTCCTGCAAAGGTTCGGCAATGCTTATATCCAGCCATCTCTCCGTAACGGCCTCCCTCAACGCAGCCTTGCTCGAGAAATGCCGATACAGCGTTCCGTGACTGACTTGAAGGAATTTGGCTATATCGATAACGGAAGTTTTATCTGGCCCATAACGCCGCAGCACCTGTTCCGCGGCATCCAAAATCATCTCTTTCGTCAACGGCGATTCGTTCGTCATATCAATTAAGAAGAGCAATCGTTCTGTCATTTTAAAGCCATGTCGACCGCTCATCATTCCCCCCTTGTGTTCCCCATCATAACATAAAGGTACATAAAACCAATATCAATATCATGATTTTGTCATTAAAAAAAGGACGCAGAACCCGGCATACCGCCGTAATTCTGCGTCCTTCCGTTATGATGAACGGGATAGAAGCGGCGCCTGCTTCGTCCCGGAATTGCCCGTTAAGCAAGCATCCGGCTTAAGCCTGGAAGCTTTGGCGATCCAGCCAATTCTTCGCGGCCTCCGCTTCGGCGGCGCTCACCCGGTGCCCCTGATTGCTCCATTGCACGGTTACGTCCGCGCCCGCACCGGCCAGCAGCTCCTGAAGCTCTTCGGTCTCCGACTTTGAAATGAGCGGGTCGTTGACCCCAGCTCCGATGAAGACGGACACGCCGCTTAAGGACGGCGATGTCAGCCCCCGCAGCGGAACCATCGGATGCAGCAGCACCGCGGAAGAAAATACATTTCCGTAATGCAGCAGCAGACTGCCTGCAATGTTGGCTCCGTTGGAATACCCGACGGCGGCAAGGCGGGCCGGATCGAAGCCGTATTTCATCGCCGCCTCGTCCAGAAAGGCCTTAACTTCATGCGTTCGGGCAATCAGATCCGCCTCGTCGAACACGCCTTCCGCCAGGCGGCGGAAGAAACGGGGCATCCCGTTCTCCAGCACGCTGCCGCGTATCCCGAGGACGGAAGAGCCCGGAGAGAGCATCTCGGCGAGCGGAATCAGATCATGCTCGTCGCCGCCCGTTCCGTGAAACAGCACCAGCGTCGGTTTGGAGGCATCCGTACCTTGGCGGAAAATATGAATCATTCTGACTTCACCTCGATTTCCCGCACCTCAAAAGGTGCCAAATTGGTCTCAATCGCCGCCCGGTGCGGCTCATACCATGCCGGGAGCATCAGCTTCTCGCCCAGATGTTCGGAGTCCTCGTCAACTGCAAAGCCGGGAGGGTCTGTCGCGATCTCGAACAGGATGCCGCCTTCTTCACGGAAGTAGATGGCGTTGAAGTAATTCCGGTCCTGCACCGGAGTCACATGAAAGCCCCGGCTCTCTACGAAGTCTTTCCACTCCAGCTGCTCGGCGTCGTCCTTGGCGCGCCACGCAATATGATGCACCGTACCGCTTCCCCCCGCCCCAAAAGGCAGCGGGTCGGTCTTGATATCCACAATGTTGCCGTACGGGCCCGCCGCTCTAAAGCGCACATAACCGTCTCCTTCGGCGATTCTTTCAAAACCGAGCGTATTGACCAGCGTATCTTCCGTGCTCGCCGGATTTATGCTGTACAGCACCGCTCCGCCGAATCCCTTAATGGCATGCTCTACCGGAATTCCACCGAACGACCAAGCGCTTAAAGGCCCCTCTTCACGCTCTACCAGTTCGACCCGCAGGCCGTCGTAATCAGCCAGGGAAAGATAGGTCTCCCCGATCCGATGAACGGTGGTGTACGGGATGTCATAGGCGTTCAACCGCTGTTCCCAGAATCCAAGCGACCCGGCAGGCACGGCATAGGTTGTCACGCCGACCATGCCGCTGCCGATTCTTCCCTTACGTCCGATAGGCGAAGGGAAGAACGTGATGATTGTGCCCGGCGCGCCGTTTTCGTTGCCAAAGTACAGGTGATAGACCTCCGGCGCGTCGAAGTTGATTGTTTTTTTCACGAGCCGCAAACCAAGAATGCCTGCATAAAAGTCCGCGTTCCGCTGAGCGTCCTGAACGAACGCTGTAATATGGTGAATACCTGCAGTTTGAAGTGTCATAATAATCATTCTCCTCTCGATATTAGAAACTAGAAATTAGAAGGTCAATCGGATTAGAACAACAGATGATCCAGCGAAATGGAACCCGGACCCGCAAACGCTACGCCAGCCGCTACAACAAGCAAGGTCAATGGATATTCATAACCGTTTGCAGTAGCCCAGAAACCGTTCGACAAATGCACTTTCATCGCACCGGCCATCGCCAGGATCAGCATCACGGCCCCAACCGGTGTGAACAGGCCCGCCGCGAACAAGAGTCCGCCGCCAAGCTCCAGAATTCCGGCCAGCACCGCCATCGCCACACCCGGCTTAATGCCAACCGATTCCATCCAGCCGCCCGTTCCCTTCGGGCCGTAGCCGCCGAACCAGCCGAAC encodes:
- a CDS encoding ring-cleaving dioxygenase, yielding MTLQTAGIHHITAFVQDAQRNADFYAGILGLRLVKKTINFDAPEVYHLYFGNENGAPGTIITFFPSPIGRKGRIGSGMVGVTTYAVPAGSLGFWEQRLNAYDIPYTTVHRIGETYLSLADYDGLRVELVEREEGPLSAWSFGGIPVEHAIKGFGGAVLYSINPASTEDTLVNTLGFERIAEGDGYVRFRAAGPYGNIVDIKTDPLPFGAGGSGTVHHIAWRAKDDAEQLEWKDFVESRGFHVTPVQDRNYFNAIYFREEGGILFEIATDPPGFAVDEDSEHLGEKLMLPAWYEPHRAAIETNLAPFEVREIEVKSE
- a CDS encoding TetR family transcriptional regulator, coding for MSGRHGFKMTERLLFLIDMTNESPLTKEMILDAAEQVLRRYGPDKTSVIDIAKFLQVSHGTLYRHFSSKAALREAVTERWLDISIAEPLQEIADGAEGSAAEQLRLWVETLIKKKRMHASDDPEMFVMYADVTVRIGDMIEMHINRLIKQIASIIERGMQAGEFKPDSADAIAKAVFMATESFHHPAHAQEWSSETIDDDFETVWRLILSGLK
- a CDS encoding DoxX family protein gives rise to the protein MISVGLLLIRLFIGVAFIGHGAQKLFGWFGGYGPKGTGGWMESVGIKPGVAMAVLAGILELGGGLLFAAGLFTPVGAVMLILAMAGAMKVHLSNGFWATANGYEYPLTLLVVAAGVAFAGPGSISLDHLLF
- a CDS encoding alpha/beta hydrolase → MIHIFRQGTDASKPTLVLFHGTGGDEHDLIPLAEMLSPGSSVLGIRGSVLENGMPRFFRRLAEGVFDEADLIARTHEVKAFLDEAAMKYGFDPARLAAVGYSNGANIAGSLLLHYGNVFSSAVLLHPMVPLRGLTSPSLSGVSVFIGAGVNDPLISKSETEELQELLAGAGADVTVQWSNQGHRVSAAEAEAAKNWLDRQSFQA